GGTGGACCTGGTCAAGAACAAGGCCATTATCTATGTTGACGATCTGGGTACCCAGAGCCAGGAGACCGAAATCCCCGCCGAGATGCAGGATCTGGTGGCTGAATACCGGGAGAAATTGCTGGAAAGCGTGGCTGAGCTGGATGAGGCGCTGATGGAGAAATACCTGGAAGGGGAAGTGCTCACGGAGGAAGAGATCAAACGGGCCATTCGCCTGGGGACGATTCAGGTCAAGATCACTCCGGTGCTCTGTGGTTCCTCCTTTAAAAATAAAGGAGTGCAGCCGCTGTTGGATGCCATTGTGGATTATTTGCCGTCGCCGGTGGATATTCCTCCCGTGCAGGGCGTGAATCCTGAAACCGGTGCGGAGGACAATAGGCTGGCGGCTGATGACCAGCCCTTTGCGGCGCTGGCCTTTAAAATTATGACCGACCCCTATGTGGGCAAACTGACCTTTTTCCGGGTTTACTCGGGCACGCTCAAATCGGGCTCCTATGTGTATAACTCCACCAAGAACAAGCGGGAGCGCATTGGTCGCCTGTTATTGATGCATGCCAACCACCGGGAAGAAATTGGCGAAATATATGCTGGGGACATAGTGGCAGCCGTTGGGCTGAAGGACACAACCACGGGTGATACGCTGTGTGATGATAAGGCGCCCATTGTACTGGAAGCCATGGATTTCCCCGAGCCGGTGATTGATGTGGCCATTGAGCCCCAGACCAAGGCCGACCAGGATAAAATGGGCGTGGCTCTGGCCAAACTGGCCGAGGAAGACCCCACCTTCCGCATGCACACCGATCCGGAAACCGGCCAGACCATCATTTCGGGTATGGGCGAATTGCATCTGGAGATCATCGTCGACCGCTTGCTGCGCGAATTTAAAGTGCAGGCCAATGTGGGGCGGCCGCAGGTGGCATACCGGGAGACCATCCGCCAGAAAGTGCGGGCCGAGGGCAAGTTTGTTCGCCAAACGGGCGGCCGTGGCCAGTACGGGCATGTGCTGCTGGAGGTGGAACCGGCTGAGCCGGGTACGGGCCTGGAGTTTGTGAACAAGATTGTCGGGGGCGTTGTGCCCAAAGAATATATACCGGCTGTGGAGGCCGGTGTGCGCGAGGCTATGGAAAACGGTGTGCTGGCCGGCTACCCGTTGATTGATGTGCGGGTAACGCTGGTGGACGGCTCCTACCACGAGGTGGATTCCT
The Desulfurispora thermophila DSM 16022 genome window above contains:
- the fusA gene encoding elongation factor G → MARQYPLEKTRNIGIMAHIDAGKTTTTERILFYTGRVHRMGEVHDGAATMDWMVQEQERGITITSAATTCFWRDHRINIIDTPGHVDFTVEVERSLRVLDGAVAVFCSVGGVEPQSETVWRQADKYGVPRIAYINKMDRIGADFFRGLNMIRERLGASPVAVQLPIGAEDSFRGVVDLVKNKAIIYVDDLGTQSQETEIPAEMQDLVAEYREKLLESVAELDEALMEKYLEGEVLTEEEIKRAIRLGTIQVKITPVLCGSSFKNKGVQPLLDAIVDYLPSPVDIPPVQGVNPETGAEDNRLAADDQPFAALAFKIMTDPYVGKLTFFRVYSGTLKSGSYVYNSTKNKRERIGRLLLMHANHREEIGEIYAGDIVAAVGLKDTTTGDTLCDDKAPIVLEAMDFPEPVIDVAIEPQTKADQDKMGVALAKLAEEDPTFRMHTDPETGQTIISGMGELHLEIIVDRLLREFKVQANVGRPQVAYRETIRQKVRAEGKFVRQTGGRGQYGHVLLEVEPAEPGTGLEFVNKIVGGVVPKEYIPAVEAGVREAMENGVLAGYPLIDVRVTLVDGSYHEVDSSEMAFKIAGSLGFKNAAIKAKPVLLEPIMRVEVVVQDEYMGDVIGDLNSRRGHIEEMEPRGNAQVIHAKVPLAEMFGYATELRSRTQGRGTYTMQFSHYAEVPASIAENIIARRNG